The Bos indicus isolate NIAB-ARS_2022 breed Sahiwal x Tharparkar chromosome X, NIAB-ARS_B.indTharparkar_mat_pri_1.0, whole genome shotgun sequence genome has a window encoding:
- the ASB12 gene encoding ankyrin repeat and SOCS box protein 12 — protein sequence MDITKIFSLLQPDDEEDTNTGEKQALNQAVYNNDSYTLDQLLCQERYKRFINSRSGWGVPGTPLRLAAAYGHLSCLQVLLAHGADVDSLDVKAQTPLFTAVSHGHLDCVRVLLEAGACPGGSIYNNCSPVLTAARDGAVTILQELLGHGAEVNVKAKLPVWASNITSCSGPLYLAAVYGHLDCFRLLLLHGADPDYNCTDQRLLARVSRPRTLLEICLHHNCEPEYIQLLIDFGANIYLPSLSLDLNSQYDKGTALLVQARATPRSLLSQARLVIRRSLCHTSQPQAIDQLDIPPMLISYLKHQL from the exons atggacatcaccaagaTTTTCTCCCTCCTGCAGCCTGATGATGAGGAGGACACCAACACAGGAGAGAAACAAGCTCTCAATCAAGCAGTGTACAACAATGATTCCTATACTTTGGACCAGCTTTTGTGCCAGGAGCGTTACAAAAGATTTATCAACAGTAGGAGTGGCTGGGGTGTCCCTGGGACACCCTTGCGCTTGGCTGCTGCTTATGGCCACCTTAGCTGCCTGCAGGTCCTCCTGGCACATGGTGCTGATGTTGACAGCTTAGACGTCAAGGCACAGACACCACTTTTTACCGCTGTCAGTCATGGCCATCTGGACTGCGTGCGTGTGCTTTTGGAAGCTGGTGCCTGTCCTGGTGGTAGCATCTACAACAACTGCTCTCCTGTGCTCACAGCTGCCCGTGATGGTGCTGTTACCATCCTGCAGGAGCTCCTGGGTCATGGTGCAGAGGTCAATGTCAAGGCGAAACTACCAGTCTGGGCATCGAACATAACTTCATGTTCTGGCCCCCTCTATTTGGCTGCAGTCTATGGTCACCTTGATTGTTTCCGCCTGCTTTTGCTCCATGGGGCAGACCCTGACTACAACTGTACTGACCAGCGCCTACTGGCTCGAGTCTCACGGCCCCGCACCCTCCTCGAAATCTGCCTCCACCATAATTGTGAGCCAGAGTACATCCAGCTGTTAATTGATTTTGGTGCTAACATCTACCTTCCATCTCTCTCCCTGGACCTGAACTCACAATATGATAAAGGCACTGCATTGTTGGTACAGGCCCGAG CCACTCCACGGTCACTACTATCACAGGCTCGTTTAGTTATCCGCAGATCCTTGT